In Vigna angularis cultivar LongXiaoDou No.4 chromosome 8, ASM1680809v1, whole genome shotgun sequence, one DNA window encodes the following:
- the LOC108344374 gene encoding uncharacterized protein LOC108344374: protein MASDGCDPPIPPLAKSDKEKGKKKSYMVKLLNRFNNVTASSSQPSTPTSTSTARFVPPPLQVPSLTPTPPSIPPLLEVPAFTPSPQQFVADQWRSPSPHVGSNPTTHSPHVGSNPTTPTNMPSPPPIGDNPPHSSSVANDFEDVSNNLPIITPIGGRFYPTKTASKAITATIKQQFDEPWVTWGQIPQTQRNVFFERFKRKVSWRSNHEEKVKKNFHTKASHRLSKMFKKARTEGKKPNWMGDIVWNGLLEKWNMPLYRQKCETTKKNRTSDKGGSLHTRGSISVHEHAIRLSQELGRSVHVDEIFQQTHIRASTGEFVDERSRQTHEEFEAKFSQIRYETAFVGASTCAPLDPVDEERLRNQCWLDFAGGRYKGRVYGIGNVSAQDDCVDSYISLRMSVLKMSMPIT, encoded by the exons ATGGCATCAGATGGTTGTGACCCTCCTATTCCACCTTTAGCAAAATCAGATAAGgagaaggggaagaagaaatCTTATATGGTGAAGTTGTTAAATCGTTTCAATAATGTAACTGCTTCAAGTAGTCAGCCATCTACACCTACCTCTACCTCCACTGCTAGATTTGTTCCACCACCATTACAAGTTCCTAGTTTGACACCTACTCCACCATCAATTCCACCTTTGTTGGAAGTTCCTGCCTTCACACCTAGTCCACAACAATTTGTTGCTGATCAATGGAGATCACCCTCCCCCCATGTTGGTTCTAACCCAACAACTCACTCCCCCCATGTTGGTTCTAACCCAACAACTCCCACAAATATGCCATCACCACCTCCTATAGGGGATAACCCTCCACATTCAAGTTCAGTAGCCAATGACTTTGAAGATGTTTCCAACAATCTTCCAATCATTACACCTATTGGAGGACG TTTTTATCCAACAAAAACAGCATCCAAAGCAATCACAGCCACCATCAAGCAACAGTTTGATGAGCCATGGGTGACATGGGGACAAATACCTCAGACACAAAGAAATGTTTTCTTTGAGCGTTTTAAG AGAAAGGTTTCATGGAGGTCTAACCATgaagaaaaggtgaaaaaaaatttccacACCAAAGCATCTCATAGATTATCTAAGATGTTTAAAAAAGCTCGAACAGAAGGAAAAAAACCTAATTGGATGGGGGATATTGTTTGGAATGGTCTTTTGGAAAAGTGGAACATGccactttatagacaaaaatGTGAAACGACCAAAAAGAATAGGACATCTGACAAGGGTGGTAGTTTGCACACTAGGGGATCCATTAGCGTGCATGAGCATGCAATTCGTCTg TCACAGGAGCTTGGCCGGTCAgtgcatgttgatgaaatatttcagcaGACACATATTCGAGCATCAACAGGAGAATTTGTCGATGAAAGGTCTAGGCAGACACAT GAAGAGTTTGaagcaaaattttctcaaataagatATGAGACAGCATTTGTTGGTGCTTCAACATGTGCTCCCCTAGACCCTGTAGATGAGGAAAGATTGAGGAACCAATGTTGGTTGGACTTTGCTGGTGGAAGGTACAAGGGACGCGTATACGGAATTGGAAATGTCAGTGCTCAAGATGACTGTGTCGATAGTTACATATCATTGCGTATGTCAGTGCTCAAGATGTCAATGCCTATTACATAG